The stretch of DNA gggaATGGAAGAGCTTCTGaatggggagacaaacaagcCCGTATGCACATTCTTTAAAGAAAGCGCCGCAGTTATAGCTCATCACCCCtatccacttgtacatctcagcatgcatcgaggatggtgcaatctttaagtgtggggaggtcgataccgacttccgggggttagttaccttcttttcaacaccattgtttaattttctttgtagttcattgttgcatttgcatgtttgattacatgtttgtttgatttttgtgcatattttatcactgcttggttaaagtaatgagTTTCTTTTCAAGACTCTTTTTacaatatttcactaatttaaattaaaattttgtgttaaacttgtttgaaacTTGTACTTGGAACATAGTTCATAgttaagaacacacaacctgtgagacttgagcttaattatatggttacattatttagccataaattttttttttgtgtgttttcttctctatgattgtaatctattttttgttccattctctatgtccattgtttagtgtatttacatgcttgcatatgattgaggccatcatttgttgttagctcacttatcccaaatagcctaccctttcaatcacctttgtttgccaccttgagccttttaatccccgtttgctctatattttaccacatcactagccttaagcggaaaaataattaattacctcaaatgaatctttggttagtttAAGTTAGAGATTGTGTgtcaattaagtgtggggaactGTGGGAACTTGGGTTGATGAAAGTATACCGTGTTTCAttgataaaatattgaaaatttggGTACTTACTCATGTGAgaccagaaaaattaaaaactcatgtgcattgatatgttatgtttgcttccaaaaaaagaaaaaaaaagagaaaaataaaaaatattcaaataattaagtaaataagtgaataaggggacaaaattaccccaatgttaagtttaataaacgatcaatgcatatgtgataaaattaaaaaaaagttgatacatgagtatgtaatgCAAAAGTAGGAATTTTGGGTAGTTAGGCATAATTTTAGAGTTACATAGAGTGTGTATgtgtgttaggtgagagcttaggttaattaaagattcatattttagctcatttggccatacatatatcctcacccttaccttagccccattacaaccttgaaaagacctcatgatgtttgcattggtatactaaatacttgttgattggttagatgaagaacaaaattttagaaagcatgattagagaagggtagagtgattgaccctagacacttgagagattagaatGCATATATACTTTCTAAAGTTATGATtccgcatttacttcaggaaatgggaCAGTGCCAGCTGGGCGTAATTCATAATTTCTTAAAAGCAATTCATTGTTACATTtagcaacaagaaggcaagaaattaactcagaatattctATAAATTCGTTTTTTCGATACTACTGCtacaggagcacattcgaggcatggaaagTCGAaaaagttttctctaacatgTCATTCTCAGTTATCTTTTCTCTACATAATTTTATTCGTGAGGTAATTCGGAATATTGTTGAATTATATTCActtatggatttaaaatcctgTAGACGCAAGTATGTCCTCTCATACTGggtttgaggaagtatcactgtcttttgatgattatacTTTTCTTCAAGGTTCTTCCACAGATTTGCAAGATCTTTTAGTATGacatattcatttttcaatcctttgtCAAGATGACACGAAGGAAGATCATGGCTTTGATTTTATCCTTTTGGGATACATTTTTTTAGCCTTAATGGTATATTCAAGATCTattgaatcaagatgaattTTGACATCTAATATTCATGATAAATAGTTGTTTTCAGATATATCAAAAGTATTAAATTCAAGATGAAAGAGTtttgatataataaaaatttattacctgagtctttctaaaatttgattagagtatcgtgctgataacgtgttgtaaaataaataaataaaaaaaagaaatagatataaactaaaaaatataaataaaaaattttaatactaatattcatcaatattattattttaatatagagATGATTCATATATTCACTAATTATATACtgtaatatataaaaagagagaatactatttgttattattatgtgCATATTACCTCTAACTATGTTTCTTATCTATATTTAtgtaagtttaattttttaagttttggaAAGACAACACCGTCCATGTTTAATTTGTACTgtctaaataattttaatcgGAAAAATAGTTGATGATAATCTATATCATAAcaatatactaatttaaaataaggGTAAAAAACCCAAATGAGCCAAGGAGAGCTCAAGATTACTCAATTCAGCCAAATCAAAAATTCATACATGAATCAACCAGGAcgaattattatataattcgaatcaatatgattcgaattatagttacatgtaattcgaattgatatgattcgaattacactcaggcaacaaaataaagtaattcgaattgacttaattcgaattactatgaaGAACACATAATTAAGTAATTCGAAACAAGTTGTTTCGAATTACACTTAACGAATTCGAATTTagttaattcgaattactaggaTAGCTTGTGATACTACATAATTCGAAACATatagattcgaattatatatatatagtacgAGCCAAGGCTGTATATATATGCTGTGAAGTCATGTTGCTCTCAACAAAGAGGGGagatggctagtgaggagagtttCCTAGTTCTGGTACATTACAGAGGGTCGATTAAGAGAAAAACTCGGTCCGGCGTGAAGTTCACTGATAAAGATCCCCTATGTATTATCGTGACGCCAACAACCACCTACGATGCTCTTGTTAGCTCTGTGCTGGAGAAGCTTGGTCTTGAAGGAGTTAAAAGGGTCAAGAAGTTTTTCTACCGCATTCCAACAGCGGTGCTCCATGACACCGTGAAGTTTGATTGTTTCACAATCGGTAGTGAGGAGGACTTGCAGGTTATGTTTCTCTCTCGTAGGCAGTTTCCTGAGGTAAGGACACCTGAGCTGTTGGCAAAGTTGGTTGATGTGGTATCTAGCTCGGGTGGTTCGAACCGGAATGCCAATACTATAGCCGCGGTTGCCGGCTCGAGCTCGAGACCTGCTGTTGCTTCATCCTCTGCTCCTGTGTATGAGCCACCGATGCAGCCTGTTGCGTCCCCTTCATTTGCCGTTGATCTGAGCGGCAATGTTGGAGACGAGGTTCGGTATGGGGAACATATTCCCACCGAGGTACATTGTCCCACACCGGCTGGTGTTAGTGATGGTTTGTTTGATGATCCAGATGACGATGACGTGGAGCCGGAAATGATCGCTGATGAAAGCGGCGATGATGTTGGAACTACTGTTCCAAGGAGGGCTACCGGTGGATCTAGCTCTGGCACACAGCAGTATCCACCCCATTTTTCCTCATTGGACCTGGATGCCATGCGGCAGGACGACAATGCTCTGCAGGCCTCAGGATTTGGTGCTAGAGATACCGAGGGGTCTGCCGGTATGAACGAGTTCCAGGTTGGCTGAGTTTCAGGTTGGCCAACAATTTCAGGATAAAGATGAGGCGCTGTTGAGTGTGAAGACGTACAGTATCCGCCGAGGGGTCCAGTACAAGGTCGTTGAGTCTGACTACCGCAGGTATGTGGGAAAGTGTTCTGAGTTTgggaatgggtgcacatggCTAATTCGGTTGAGTCTCCGACAGCGGAAGGGTATATGGGAAGTGAAGCGATACAACGGACCGCATACATGTCTTGCCAGCTCCATCTCCAGCGACCATAGGAGTCTGGACTACCATGTCATATCCACCTTCGTTATGCCGATGGTTAGGGCTGATGCAGGTGTGAACATCAAGGTGCTCCAAAATGCCACGGCCGCACACTTTGGGTTCAGGCCTACGTACAGGAGGGTATGGATGGCGAAGCAGAAGGCCGTTGCCATCATCTATGGGGACTGGGATGAGTCGTACAATGAGCTCCCTCGGTGGGAGTTAGGAGTTCAGCTGACGATGCCTGGCACTGTAGCAATACTCAGGACTTGCCCTATTCGAGCTGGGGGACAGCATGACGAGTCTCAGGCTTATTTTCATAGGCTGTTCTGGACTTTCCTCCCTTGTATCGAGGCATTCCGTCATTGTAAACCGTTGGTGAGTATTGACGGCACCCATCTATATGGCAAGTATGGGGGAACGTTGCTAGTCGCGATTGCACAGGACGGAAACTCCAACATACTCCCCGTGGCATTTGCACTAGTTGAGGGTGAGAATGCTGAGTCAtggtctttctttctttcccacCTCCGTGAGCACGTGACACCTCAGCCGGGTCTGTTAGttatttcagataggcataacGGCATCAAGGCAGCACTCGAGGCTCCTGATGGGGGATGGTTACCCCCTGCTGCGTACCGGGCGTTCTGTATTCGACACGTTACAGCAAACTTTGCCTTGACGTTCAAGGGAAAAGATGCCCGGAGGCTTCTTGTTAACGCCGCATATGCCAAGACCGAGGTGGAGTTCGCTTACTGGTTTGACATTCTGCGCTCTGAGAATCCGGCAATGTGTGACTGGGCGAACCGAATCGATTACTCGTTGTGGACACAGTACTGTGATGGGGGTCGGAGATTCGGGCACATGACGACCAACATTTCGGAATGTGTCAACTCAATCCTGAAGGGGGTTAGAAACCTCCCTGTTTGCTCGCTGGTGAAGGCCACATACGGAAGATGGTACAATCCggccatctgcaagtacggaACGTACCTCTCATCAAGACGCATCTCCTGCTGCCGCCTAACGCTGGATATGCAACGACGAGGCTGGCCAGTACATAAACCGCATAATTAGAACAGATGCA from Arachis duranensis cultivar V14167 chromosome 4, aradu.V14167.gnm2.J7QH, whole genome shotgun sequence encodes:
- the LOC107484727 gene encoding uncharacterized protein LOC107484727 gives rise to the protein MASEESFLVLVHYRGSIKRKTRSGVKFTDKDPLCIIVTPTTTYDALVSSVLEKLGLEGVKRVKKFFYRIPTAVLHDTVKFDCFTIGSEEDLQVMFLSRRQFPEVRTPELLAKLVDVVSSSGGSNRNANTIAAVAGSSSRPAVASSSAPVYEPPMQPVASPSFAVDLSGNVGDEVRYGEHIPTEVHCPTPAGVSDGLFDDPDDDDVEPEMIADESGDDVGTTVPRRATGGSSSGTQQYPPHFSSLDLDAMRQDDNALQASGFGARDTEGSAGMNEFQDKDEALLSVKTYSIRRGVQYKVVESDYRRYVGKCSEFGNGCTWLIRLSLRQRKGIWEVKRYNGPHTCLASSISSDHRSLDYHVISTFVMPMVRADAGVNIKVLQNATAAHFGFRPTYRRVWMAKQKAVAIIYGDWDESYNELPRWELGVQLTMPGTVAILRTCPIRAGGQHDESQAYFHRLFWTFLPCIEAFRHCKPLVSIDGTHLYGKYGGTLLVAIAQDGNSNILPVAFALVEGENAESWSFFLSHLREHVTPQPGLLVISDRHNGIKAALEAPDGGWLPPAAYRAFCIRHVTANFALTFKGKDARRLLVNAAYAKTEVEFAYWFDILRSENPAMCDWANRIDYSLWTQYCDGGRRFGHMTTNISECVNSILKGVRNLPVCSLVKATYGRWYNPAICKYGTYLSSRRISCCRLTLDMQRRGWPMGFTPPIPEGFWPPYAGPTVIPDPSMRRTREGRPRSTRIRTNMDEADPNQPKRCGLCRQPGHTRRSCPQAAGPSGIAGNQ